Within Cnuibacter physcomitrellae, the genomic segment GATGCTGAAGCTCGGAGCGAAGACCTCCTCGCCGTCCTCGTCGCGCACCACCAGGTTCGCCCCGTCGCGGGTGCCGAGCTCGTCGATGCTGTCGAACAGCTCGTCGGCGGCGTAGCGCGCGAACACGTCGGAGAGCCCGGGCTCGACGCCCATGCCCACGAGGGCGAGCCGCCCCGCGCCCTCCCATTCCTCGGCCCGGGCGAACTGCGCGTCGCCGAGCTTCACGCCCGTCTCCGAGTACGGATGCTCCGGGTGCGGATGCGACAGGCTCATCGCCATGTCGAGGTAGTCGGCGCCCGCGGCGAACGCGCCGGCGAAGATAGTGTCGACGAACGAGGGTTCGACCGCGTTCATCACGTGCGTCGCCTCGTAGCGTCGCGCGAGGTCGGCGACGCTGTCGGCCGAGGAGGCGTCGATGCGGTCCGCCGCGAACCGCGCCGCCACCTCGTCCCCGTGCCGGTCGCGCACCCACGCGACCGTGCGCTCCGCCCGCGCGAGGTCGTAGTCGGTCACCACCAGCAGGTCGTAGAAGTCACGGCGTGCGGCGATCTTCGCGATCGCGTCTCCCACGCCCCCGGCACCGACGAGCAGGATCCTCATGTCTGAACGGTAGCGGTGCGGCTCGATGCGCGCATCCCTTCAGTGAGAACCCGTCGTCTCTCGGGAGCGGATCCAGATCGGGCGATGGTCGCCGTCGCGTTCTCGTCTCAGGCGGAGCGCGAACGGAGCCCAGATCAGGATCGCCAGGCCCGCCCCCAGGACCATGCCGCCGAGGGTGTCGGTGAGCCAGTGGGCGCCGAGGTACGTGCGGCTCAGGAGCATGAGGATCGTGTAGGCGACCCCGGCCAGCCAGACCCAGAGCCGCCAGAACACGAGCCCGAAGACGACGGTGAGGGTGGCGGCGTTCGCCGTATGCCCCGAGGGGAATGAACCGTAGTCGCTCGTGACCAGCATGTCCGGCGGCCTCGTGCGCCCGACGACGTTCTTCAGGATCTGCACCACCCCCGCGCTCACGGCGAGCGCGAGGGCCAGGTACAGCGCGGCCCAGCGGCGCCGGAAGACCAGCAGAGCCGCGATCGCGAGGACGGGCACGAGGATGATCGCGATCCAGCCGCCGCCGAGCGTGTTCATCACGAGCGACGGCGCCTCCCAGACGGGCGAGCGATGCGCGATGATCTCGTCCATCCACTCGGTGTCGATCTCGAAGGGCGCCGCGCCCTGCCGCAGCAGGAGGAGTCCGCCGAGGAGGAGCACGAGCAGCACCGCCACGATCGCCGACACCACCGGCCACCGCCGAGCCACCACGACGGGGACGACGTCCTCCGGCTTGCCCGTCGCCAGCGCGTGGGCGTCCTCCCGCACCGTGGGGTGCGGCTCCTCGTGCGAGTGCGGCGCGTCCGCCTCCTGTTCTGCCATCCCCTCACCCTGGCACGCCCCCGCTCCCGCCGCCCCCAGCTCCCTCCCGGCGGATGTGCGGATGTGACACTCGTGGCGACCTCCCGCGCCGGGAAGCCACCACGACTGCCGGATGCGCGGCCCGGGCGGGCCGGGGCTTTCCGGATCTGACACTTGTGGCGGCCTTCCGCCGCGCTAGGTCACCACTAGTGCCATATTCGCGCCGCCCACGCGGGACGCGGGAGCGGGGTCGCGGGTCAGGAGAGGCCGGGGGCGGCGGGGGTCAGGAGGGCGAGCACCGCGACCGAGACGTTGAACACCGCGTGGGCGATGATCGAGGGGCCGAGGCGGCGGGTGAGGAGCGCGAGGCAGCCGAGGACGACGCCCACGAGGAAGAGGATGACGAGCCGCGACACCCCCTCCGAGGTGGTGGGCAGCCCCTCGAGGTGGAACGCGGTGAAGAGGACCGCCGAGCCGAGCACCGCGACCACCCCGGCGACACGGACCCGCGCGGTCGACGCCCCCGACGGGACCTCTCCGGGAGCGAGGGCCGCCCGCCCGAGCACGGCGTTGCGGAGCGCACCGAGGACGAGTCCGCGGAAGTAGAGCTCCTCGATCACCGGCGTCACGATCGAGGCGGCGAGCACCGAGGTGAGGAGGAACCACCCCAAGTCGCTGCCGGCGCTCTGCGAGAACGGCACCGGCGGTCCGCCGGTCGCGACGCGCACCAGCTCGGCGACGCCCACCGCGCCGAAGCGCAGGAGGATCCCGGCGAGCAGCCCGATCGCGAGGTCGAGCGGACGGAGGGCCAGCCCGAAGTCCGCCCCGAGGCTGCGCCGTCCGCGGAGGTACGAGGCCACGAGGACGACGGTGAGGATGGGCAGCCATCCGGCGACGACCTGGTCGACGGCCCACTGGAGCCGGGGGTCGTTCGCGATGCCCGGCAGCGTGTCGATCGAGAGGACGATCAGCGACACCGCCGCGAAGGCGACCACACCGGCCGCGGCGTCGACGAGGCCCCAACGTGGGTGGGATGGGCGATCGCTCACCCCACCCACGCTACCGGTCAGGAGGACGCCGGACCGGACGGGACCGGGACCGGGTGCACGGCCGCGACGCCGGGCACCGACGAGAGCACGATGCGAGTGCGTCCGTCGGCGGTCTCCGCCTCGGACGCGAGCGCGAGGCCCGCGTCGAGCGCGGCGCGCATCCGCCACGACACGGCGGCTGTCGCCACCGGGTCGTCGCGCCACCCGGGCCGGGCGTGGATCACCACGTCGGGCTCGAGCACCGCGCCGGCGGCGAGGTAGGCCCGGTGGGCCGAGCGGATGAGCGCCGCAGCCCACAGCTCGGGGTTCGGGACGGTGGGGTCGACGATCACGCAGTGCAGCGCCAGCGGGTGCACGGCGCCCGACGGCCCCCACCAGACGGCGCGGGCGACGGGACGGTCGTCGATCTCGGCGAGCCACGTCCACTCCCGGCGGTAGCTGCCGGTCGCGAATCCGTCGCGGAGCCGTGAGGCGTCGACCCACGAGACGGGGTCGACGGACGCGAATCCGATCAACGACACGTCGTCGGATCGGTTCGATGATCTGAACATGAGAGAGCCTTCCGGGCGTGGATGTGAGGAGGAGAAGGTGAGGGAAGGCGCTTCCTGGCGTTCGTCCTGGAGAGGACGGGTCGGCGCGTCAGCGCGTCAGAGGACGCGGCGGAGCCGATCGGTCTCCCGGAACGGGAAGCGACTGAGGACGGAGTCGACTCAGTGCTTCGGAGCGAACGGGGGAAGCGCGATGATCACTGGGGTCATGGAGCTCACCTCTTCCGTTCGTCGGTGCAGCAGAGCGCTGCGACCCCCGACGTTACACGTGTCGGAGGTCGCAGCGCAAGAGGGGTCGTGGGATCAGCGCTCGGGGGCGGTCTCCACGCTCGCGACAGGAGCCGCCGCCGCGTCAGCAGGCGAGGCGGACGCAGCAGGCGAAGCAGGCGAGGCGGGCACCGCACTCGTGGGCGCGCCCCCGGCGGCCTGCGGCGCCGACCACCCCGTCGCCGCCTTGCGGCGGGCGAAGAAGAACACCACCACGGCCGCGACCAGCGCCACCGCCGCCGGCAGGATGAGCGACTGGGCCATCGCGGTCGAGAAGCCGTCCTGCAGCTGTGCGGGCAGGGACTGGCCCGCCGACGCCTCCGATCCGGAGAACTCGCCCATCCCCGGCAGCTCGGCCGACAGGCGCGCCTGGATCAGCACGGCGATGGAGGCGCTGCCGAGCACGGCCCCGATCTGGCGGGTCGTGTTGAAGACGCCGGATCCGGCTCCCGCATCCTTCGGAGCCAGGTTCCGGGTGGCGGTGTTGGAGATCGGGGCCCACATCCCGGCGTTGGCCAGACCGAGCAGCGCGGAGGGCAGGAGCAGCATCCACACGGGGGTGTCGGCGTGCAGCAGGAGCGCGTACCAGACCAGTCCCGCGGACAGGAACACCAGCGCGAGCACCGCGATCGGCCGGGGGTCGATGCGGTTGAGGGCGCGACCCACCACGGGTGCCAGGCCACCGGCGATGACGGCCATCGGCACCAGCATCAGCGCCGACTGGGTCGGCGTGAAGCCGCGCACGATCTGGAAGTAGAACACGAGCGGCAGCGACATGCAGGTGACCGTGAAGCCGACGAGCGAGATCGCCGTGTTGGCCAGCGAGAAGTTGCGGTCGCGGAACAGTCCGAGCGGCAGCAGCGGCTCGCTCCGCTTCTGCACGGCCTGCCAGACCACGAAGAGCGCCAGCACGACGACCCCGGCGATGATGAGCGACCAGACGCTGATCGGCCCGACGATGGTGCCCCAGTCGTAGGTCTCCCCCTCCTGGATGCCGAACACGAGGAGGAACATGCCGATCGCGCTCAGGATGACGCCGGGGATGTCGAAGCGGTGCGAGTGGGTCTTGAGCTTCGGCACGTAGATCGCGGCGAGGACGAAGCCGATGATGCCGACGGGCACGTTGATGAAGAAGATCCACTCCCAGCCCAGTCCGTCGACGAGGAGGCCGCCGGCGACCGGGCCGACGAGCATGGCGACACCGGCCACGGAACCCCAGAG encodes:
- a CDS encoding CPBP family intramembrane glutamic endopeptidase, whose amino-acid sequence is MSDRPSHPRWGLVDAAAGVVAFAAVSLIVLSIDTLPGIANDPRLQWAVDQVVAGWLPILTVVLVASYLRGRRSLGADFGLALRPLDLAIGLLAGILLRFGAVGVAELVRVATGGPPVPFSQSAGSDLGWFLLTSVLAASIVTPVIEELYFRGLVLGALRNAVLGRAALAPGEVPSGASTARVRVAGVVAVLGSAVLFTAFHLEGLPTTSEGVSRLVILFLVGVVLGCLALLTRRLGPSIIAHAVFNVSVAVLALLTPAAPGLS
- a CDS encoding DHA2 family efflux MFS transporter permease subunit, which encodes MDTTVKPWPALWSLVIGFFMILIDTTIVSVANPAIMEGLATDINAVIWVTSAYLLAYAVPLLITGRLGDRFGPKNIYLTGLVVFTAASAWCGLSTSIGMLIVARAVQGLGAALMAPQTLSVITRIFPPERRGAAMGLWGSVAGVAMLVGPVAGGLLVDGLGWEWIFFINVPVGIIGFVLAAIYVPKLKTHSHRFDIPGVILSAIGMFLLVFGIQEGETYDWGTIVGPISVWSLIIAGVVVLALFVVWQAVQKRSEPLLPLGLFRDRNFSLANTAISLVGFTVTCMSLPLVFYFQIVRGFTPTQSALMLVPMAVIAGGLAPVVGRALNRIDPRPIAVLALVFLSAGLVWYALLLHADTPVWMLLLPSALLGLANAGMWAPISNTATRNLAPKDAGAGSGVFNTTRQIGAVLGSASIAVLIQARLSAELPGMGEFSGSEASAGQSLPAQLQDGFSTAMAQSLILPAAVALVAAVVVFFFARRKAATGWSAPQAAGGAPTSAVPASPASPAASASPADAAAAPVASVETAPER
- a CDS encoding phosphatase PAP2 family protein, whose protein sequence is MAEQEADAPHSHEEPHPTVREDAHALATGKPEDVVPVVVARRWPVVSAIVAVLLVLLLGGLLLLRQGAAPFEIDTEWMDEIIAHRSPVWEAPSLVMNTLGGGWIAIILVPVLAIAALLVFRRRWAALYLALALAVSAGVVQILKNVVGRTRPPDMLVTSDYGSFPSGHTANAATLTVVFGLVFWRLWVWLAGVAYTILMLLSRTYLGAHWLTDTLGGMVLGAGLAILIWAPFALRLRRERDGDHRPIWIRSRETTGSH